One genomic region from Desulfatibacillum aliphaticivorans DSM 15576 encodes:
- a CDS encoding RebB family R body protein — protein sequence MAFPTSVNNQITDAVTQANVKVLGDAPAVAMGNLYQATAQALANAAHNATTSQQQTNVTAQAATTQGVALLYSLNTATAGIATVKVLGA from the coding sequence ATGGCATTTCCCACGTCAGTCAACAATCAAATCACGGACGCAGTCACCCAGGCCAACGTCAAGGTTCTGGGCGACGCCCCGGCCGTGGCCATGGGCAACCTGTATCAGGCGACCGCCCAGGCCCTGGCCAACGCGGCTCACAACGCCACCACCAGCCAGCAGCAAACCAACGTAACGGCCCAGGCCGCCACCACGCAGGGGGTCGCATTGCTCTACTCCCTCAACACAGCCACAGCAGGCATTGCAACGGTCAAGGTGCTTGGCGCCTGA